The DNA region TAAATGTAAACACAAAGAAGAAGCTTAAATACACTTTATTTATTTTAAAAACACCTCTTTGCCAAACCTAAGAGGTGACATGAGCCACAATGGCAAAAGTCTAAACCGATATGAAGGAATTTTACTGAATGAATAAATCAATTTTTTTATGTGCTATTTCAAACATCTCCAGTGGAAGCTGTGCGGAAGATTGTGGATTTTGTACGCAAAGTGCTCGTCACCATGTTGACATAGAGCGTTACAAATATAAACCAGTTGACCAAATTGTTTTTGAGGCAAACAATGCTGCAAACAATGGTGCTATTGGATTTTGCCTTGTTACATCAGGACTTGGACTTGATGATAAAAAACTCGCTTTCGTTTGTGAAGCAGCGCGTGCTGTTAAAGCAGAACTTCCTGACTTAAATTTGATTGCGTGTAATGGAATTGCGACTGTTGAGCAACTCAAAACGCTCAAAGATGCAGGTATCAACTCATACAATCACAACCTAGAAAGTTCTAAAACCTTTTATACTAAGATTTGTACCACCCATTCGTGGGAAAGTCGTTACCAAACCTGCATGAATGTTAAAGAAGTAGGTCTTTCTTTGTGCAGCGGCGGTATTTTTGGACTTGGTGAGAGCAAAGAGGAGCGTACTGCATTTATACAAAGCGTTAAGGCATTGAGTCCTGATACTATGCCTCTTAATTTTTACATTCAAAATCCTGCACTGCCATTGAAAGCTGCACCTTTAAGTGAAAAAGAAGCATTAGAAATTATTACTGAAGTAAGAGCAGCGCTCCCTCATACGAGACTTATGGTAGCCGGTGGACGTGAAACGACCTTTAAAAGCAAAGAGTGCGATATATTTGCAGCAGGTGCCGATGCTATCGTAATCGGTGACTATCTAACCACCAAGGGTGAGCTGCCTGCGAGTGATCGTGAGATGATCGAACGCTTGGGCTATGAGATTGCCACAACATGTCATGCGTAGCAGATTTACTGCTACGCTCTACCTAAAACTTTCAAACTAACTTTTATACTATTCTTCTCTCTAATATAATAATGCTTACAATTTATTAAGCAGGCAAAACAAAATTTGATATAATATTTTATTATTTAATAAAGGATGCGTATGAGTAAAGAGTCAGTTACCCTTATCGACAATCGTACGGGCATAGAGTATGAATTTCCGATCCTTAAGTCAACACTAGGACCTGATGTTGTTGATATTTCAACATTCTATGGTAGCACAGGTATGTTTACCTTAGATCGTGGTTTTACCTCCACAGCAAGTTGTAGGTCACGTATTACGTATATTGATGGTGATCTTGGTAAATTGATGTATCGTGGTTATGATATTGCCTATCTTGCAACCAAAAAATCATTCTTAGATACCGCTTTTTTACTCTTACACAAAGAGCTTCCTACTAAAGATGAATATAAAAACTTTTTAATGGAGCTCAAAAAGCGTTCCTTTATTCATGAAAGTATGCGTAAACTTTTTGATGCCTTTCCTGATAATGCACACCCAATGGCAATTTTATCAGCAGCTGTTTCTGCACTCTCAACCTTTTACTTTGATCACTTAGATATGGATTCACCGGAAGAAGCAAAAGAGATGGCACACCGTATTGTTGCTAAAATTCCAACAATTGCTGCCTTTTCATATCGTTATTCTCAAGGTCTACCTATCATCTACCCTGATTTAGATAAAGGGTTTACAGAAAACTTTCTTTATATGATTAGAGGCTATCCTCATCATCATATTGATCTCAAACCCATTGAAGTCAAAGCACTGGATACCATTTTTACCCTTCACGCAGACCACGAGCAAAATGCTTCTACCACTGCGGTTCGTGTCGTTGCATCTACGCATGCACACCCTTATGCAGCCATTTCTGCAGGCATTGGCGCCTTATGGGGACGAGCACATGGTGGAGCCAATGAGTCGGTTATTCGTCAACTTGAACTTATTGGAAGTGTTGATAATGTAGATAAATATATTGCGAAAGCAAAAGACCCTAATGATCCATTTAGATTGATGGGCTTTGGACATAGAGTTTATAAAAACTTTGATCCACGTGCAACGATTTTGAAAAATCTTCAAAAACAGTTGGTTAATGAGCTTTCGATTGACAGTGAATTGATGGAAGTTGCACATCGTATTGAAGAGATTGCACTCAATGATGAGTACTTCATTAAACGTAAACTCTACCCTAATATTGACTTCTATTCAGGTCTTATCTTGCAAGCACTGAAAATCCCTAAAGAGATGTTCGCCGTCATTTTTGTGATCGGAAGAACTCCTGGTTGGATTTCACAATGGCTAGAGCTTAAAGAGCAACCCGACATGAAAATTGCGCGCCCTCGCCAACATTACCTTGGACCACTTGAACGTACACCTAAATACGAGATATAACACTCTTTACATGTAAGGATTTTTCCTTACATGTAAAGCCTCTTTTTACTTCAACTTAATAATATAGCCACCCTTAAAAGCTTCTATATCATAACGATAATGTCCATCCAACAAAATAGCAATTCGATAAAAATCATCATGATCGCCAAGGGTTGCTGAAATAAAAGGAGCTTTTTTAAAATCCAATGTTCTCGTGGCATAAGAATTGACCTTTTTGAAATCAACAACCACTTTATAAGGATCCGCTATCAAAAAATCACGCACTTTAGTATCTTTGGTAAAAATAGTAATTTCATTCTGATTGATATAAAAAGAGAGATTATCTATCAATTTAAAGGTACTCCCCTCCACATTAGTATTCGGGGCAATAAGGCTTGTAATTTTTTCCTCTTTAGGGGCAGGTACTTTTTTTTCAGCACTTTTTTTAGAATCAGGAACATTCACAGGAAGCGCAATAGGAGAAGAGGCATTAGCATCAGCTTTTGCATTGCTTAAGATCAGGGGGAGATGCCAATCAATATTTTTTTCAATCCCAACAACTTCTTCACTAATAGATCCATCTAAATTTTGGAAAGTAACAGAAGCACTTTTTAAAATCCGCGCACTGCTTGGAAGGGTTAAACTAGCATTGACAAAATCTGTTCGCTCCTCTTTAATCTGTGTTGTTTGTCCAACGTCTTGAGGAGACATATTTGTCTCAAAAGGATTTTCTCTCGCCTCTAGTATCACTGCAAGAGATAGAAAAAGCCAAAGAATCTTCTGCATATGTTCTCCTTAATTTATCTATCGGGGTCCAACTGTCGTAACTCAAAATACTCTTTTTGTAATACAGCATTCTCTTCTTTGAGATTTTTTATTTTTACAGTTAAGGTGTCTTTGTCAGCTTGAAGATTTAAAAGCACGTCGAGTGAACTTTTACCAAAGAGAACATCACCAATATACAGACCAAATCCAACAACAATAACAGCTAAAGATAAAACCTTAAGATAAAAGAGAGCAGAGCTTCCACTCTCTTCGGCTTCTTCTTCAAATTCATCTAAAACTTCACTCATTTAATAAAGAGCTGTTTTCCTATGTACTCGCCAAATTCTAACTCTTTATCAATTTCTAATAAGCGGTTGTACTTAGCGGTTCGCTCACCCCTGGCTGTTGCACCTGTTTTGATTTCACCTGTATTAAGCGCTACTGCAAAATCAGCAATAAAAGCATCTTCGCTCTCACCACTTCGATGACTCATAACGCATTTGTAGTTATTACGTTGCGCTAAGCGTACTGTCTGCATTGTCTCTGTCACGGTACCGATTTGATTTGGTTTAATCAAAATCGCATTACCAATACCTTTTGCAATACCTTCACTTAAGATTTTTTTATTGGTTACAAATAGATCATCTCCAACCAATTGAACTTTTGAACCCAATTTTTCGGTCAAAAGTTTCCACCCATCCCAGTCATCTTCACTTAACCCATCTTCAATAGAAACAATTGGGTATTTTGCGCAAAGATTTTCATAGTAAGCAACAAGCTCTGCACTGCTAAGTGTTCTTTTTTCAGACTCAAGTCTATAACCACCGCCATCTGCTACAAGCTCGCTACTGGCAACATCTAATGCAATTGCAATATCAACCCCCGGTTTATAACCCGCTTTTTCAATCGCTTGCAGTATGACTTTGATGGGTTCTTCATTATCTTTCAAATTCGGTGCAAAACCGCCTTCATCCCCAAGCGCTGTACTTTCACCCATGCCTGCAATAACTTTTTTCAACTGATGATAGACTTCCACACAAGATCTTAATGCATCACCAAAATTTTCAAAGTTGAGAGGCATAATCATATATTCTTGAAAATCGACGCTATTATTGGCATGGCTACCGCCATTGATAATATTAAACATAGGCGTTGGAAGCGTCATAGCATTTGCCCCACCAAGATAGCGATAAAGAGGGATACCAAGACTTAATGCTGCCGCACGTGCAACGGCCATGGAAACGCCTAGCACGGCATTAGCTCCCAAGCGACCGTAATTTTCGGTACCATCCAATTTTAACATCGTTTCATCAATAAATGCTTGATTAAAAGGGCTAAGACCAATCAATTCATCCGAAATTTCCGTATTAACATTTTCACATGCTTTCAGTACGCCTTTGCCCATATAACGACTGTCCGCATCTCTGAGCTCTAACGCTTCTCGTTTTCCAGTGCTTGCGCCACTAGGAACTATGGCACTTGCGACAGTGCCATCACTTAACGTTACTTTTGCCCGAACAGTTGGATTTCCTCTACTATCTAAAACTTCGTCTGCCGCGATATCTTCAATATAGATCATTCATCTTCCTTTATATCATCAACGCCACATGCCATTACCATTGCATTGCCACTGATTGCTTGTTTTATTTTTTCCTCAATTTCTAACGATGTTTCTTTGTTCTCTTTTAAAAATGCTTTCACATTCTCGCGACCTTGCCCTAATTTTGTCTCATTATAGCTAAACCAAGCGCCGCTCTTATCGATGATATCCAGTTTTACACCATAATCAACGATCTCACCCTCTTTCGAAATACCTTCGCCGAACATAATATCAAACTCTGCTTGACGAAACGGAGGCGCCACTTTATTTTTAATCACTTTTGCTTTAACTCTGTTACCAATCTGCTCTTCACCTTGTTTCAATGTCGCAATTTTTCGGACATCAATACGCACTGAAGCATAAAATTTCAACGCATTACCACCTGTAGTCGTTTCAGGAGAGCCATACCCCATCGTACCAATTTTCATACGAATTTGGTTAATAAAAATAACCGTTGTATTCATTTTATGAACAACTGCTGTTAACTTACGAAGCGCTTGACTCATGAGTCTTGCTTGAACGCCCATGTGCGAATCGCCCATATCACCCTCAATCTCGCTCTTTGGCGTTAACGCTGCGACGGAGTCAATAACAATGACATCCACTGCGCCACTACGTGCCAATGTCTCCACAATATCAAGAGCTTGTTCACCAAAATCAGGCTGTGAAACCAAAAGGTTCTCGATATCCACCCCTAGATTTCCTGCATATTTAACATCCAGTGCATGCTCTGCATCAACAAAGGCACAGACGCCACCATTAGCTTGTGATTCTGCAATGATTTGAAGTGAGAGTGTCGTTTTTCCTGAACTCTCAGGTCCATAAATTTCAATAATACGCCCTTGAGGAATACCACCGATTCCCAGTGCAAGATCAAGTCCAATAGAGCCTGTGCTAATTGAAGCCATAGGCTCAACCACTTTATCCCCAAGTCTTACCAATGCCCCTTTACCAAACGCTTTGTCAATCTGTTTGATCGCAAGATCAAGTGCTTTTTTCTTATTTTCATCGATTTGCATTGTACTACCTCTTTTATAGTGTTAATATTTTATCATTTCGAGCTTGAAAAAGCCCTTTGAAGCAATTCTATACGATTTCTTTGAAAGCAGTTCAAAATATTTCAATATGGAATATGTTAAAATGATTTAAAATTTTCCAAGGATACTTTTGAAAACGATTACGGTAGCACATTCACCAGATGCTGATGATATTTTTATGTATTTTGCCATCAAATTTGGCTGGGTTAGTACACAAGGTTTGAGTTTCGAAAACATCGCTCTCGACATTGAGACACTCAATCTTGAAGCCTTAAAAAATAGTTATGATATCACCGCGATTAGCTTTGCTCTTTACCCTAAAATTCGCAGTGAATATGCCCTGTTACGCACGGCAGTGAGCTTTGGAGAAGGATATGGCCCAAAACTCGTAAAACGTAAAGAGACCAAACTCAAACGCAATTTTAAAGTCGCCCTCAGTGGAACCCATACAACCAATGCTCTTTTATTTAAAATTGCCTACCCTGAAGCACGTATTATCTATAAAAACTTTTTAGAGATTGAACAAGCCGTTATTGATGGAGAGGTGGACGCAGGTGTTTTAATTCATGAAAGCATTTTAAATTTTAGCGATACACTTGTGGTTGAGCGAGAATTGTGGGATATATGGAAAGAGCTTTGCAAAGAAGAGCTTCCTTTACCCCTAGGAGGTATGGCACTGCGTCGTTCTATGCCAATTTTACGAGCAATTGCCTGTGAAGATGCCCTCATTCAAGCTGTGGATGTTGCCCATACCCATCAAGGGCTTCTTTCTAAAATGCTGATTGAACGAAACCTCGTTCGCGTCGATCAAGCGACA from Sulfurospirillum diekertiae includes:
- a CDS encoding AMIN domain-containing protein → MQKILWLFLSLAVILEARENPFETNMSPQDVGQTTQIKEERTDFVNASLTLPSSARILKSASVTFQNLDGSISEEVVGIEKNIDWHLPLILSNAKADANASSPIALPVNVPDSKKSAEKKVPAPKEEKITSLIAPNTNVEGSTFKLIDNLSFYINQNEITIFTKDTKVRDFLIADPYKVVVDFKKVNSYATRTLDFKKAPFISATLGDHDDFYRIAILLDGHYRYDIEAFKGGYIIKLK
- the eno gene encoding phosphopyruvate hydratase; translated protein: MIYIEDIAADEVLDSRGNPTVRAKVTLSDGTVASAIVPSGASTGKREALELRDADSRYMGKGVLKACENVNTEISDELIGLSPFNQAFIDETMLKLDGTENYGRLGANAVLGVSMAVARAAALSLGIPLYRYLGGANAMTLPTPMFNIINGGSHANNSVDFQEYMIMPLNFENFGDALRSCVEVYHQLKKVIAGMGESTALGDEGGFAPNLKDNEEPIKVILQAIEKAGYKPGVDIAIALDVASSELVADGGGYRLESEKRTLSSAELVAYYENLCAKYPIVSIEDGLSEDDWDGWKLLTEKLGSKVQLVGDDLFVTNKKILSEGIAKGIGNAILIKPNQIGTVTETMQTVRLAQRNNYKCVMSHRSGESEDAFIADFAVALNTGEIKTGATARGERTAKYNRLLEIDKELEFGEYIGKQLFIK
- the recA gene encoding recombinase RecA — its product is MDENKKKALDLAIKQIDKAFGKGALVRLGDKVVEPMASISTGSIGLDLALGIGGIPQGRIIEIYGPESSGKTTLSLQIIAESQANGGVCAFVDAEHALDVKYAGNLGVDIENLLVSQPDFGEQALDIVETLARSGAVDVIVIDSVAALTPKSEIEGDMGDSHMGVQARLMSQALRKLTAVVHKMNTTVIFINQIRMKIGTMGYGSPETTTGGNALKFYASVRIDVRKIATLKQGEEQIGNRVKAKVIKNKVAPPFRQAEFDIMFGEGISKEGEIVDYGVKLDIIDKSGAWFSYNETKLGQGRENVKAFLKENKETSLEIEEKIKQAISGNAMVMACGVDDIKEDE
- a CDS encoding menaquinone biosynthesis family protein: MKTITVAHSPDADDIFMYFAIKFGWVSTQGLSFENIALDIETLNLEALKNSYDITAISFALYPKIRSEYALLRTAVSFGEGYGPKLVKRKETKLKRNFKVALSGTHTTNALLFKIAYPEARIIYKNFLEIEQAVIDGEVDAGVLIHESILNFSDTLVVERELWDIWKELCKEELPLPLGGMALRRSMPILRAIACEDALIQAVDVAHTHQGLLSKMLIERNLVRVDQATLKKYLGLYANENSIDMSDIQYQAIDKLFELGYNHGFYDQQIKARDYLIPKEYEALRNS
- a CDS encoding biotin synthase translates to MNKSIFLCAISNISSGSCAEDCGFCTQSARHHVDIERYKYKPVDQIVFEANNAANNGAIGFCLVTSGLGLDDKKLAFVCEAARAVKAELPDLNLIACNGIATVEQLKTLKDAGINSYNHNLESSKTFYTKICTTHSWESRYQTCMNVKEVGLSLCSGGIFGLGESKEERTAFIQSVKALSPDTMPLNFYIQNPALPLKAAPLSEKEALEIITEVRAALPHTRLMVAGGRETTFKSKECDIFAAGADAIVIGDYLTTKGELPASDREMIERLGYEIATTCHA
- a CDS encoding septum formation initiator, which gives rise to MSEVLDEFEEEAEESGSSALFYLKVLSLAVIVVGFGLYIGDVLFGKSSLDVLLNLQADKDTLTVKIKNLKEENAVLQKEYFELRQLDPDR
- a CDS encoding citrate synthase, with protein sequence MSKESVTLIDNRTGIEYEFPILKSTLGPDVVDISTFYGSTGMFTLDRGFTSTASCRSRITYIDGDLGKLMYRGYDIAYLATKKSFLDTAFLLLHKELPTKDEYKNFLMELKKRSFIHESMRKLFDAFPDNAHPMAILSAAVSALSTFYFDHLDMDSPEEAKEMAHRIVAKIPTIAAFSYRYSQGLPIIYPDLDKGFTENFLYMIRGYPHHHIDLKPIEVKALDTIFTLHADHEQNASTTAVRVVASTHAHPYAAISAGIGALWGRAHGGANESVIRQLELIGSVDNVDKYIAKAKDPNDPFRLMGFGHRVYKNFDPRATILKNLQKQLVNELSIDSELMEVAHRIEEIALNDEYFIKRKLYPNIDFYSGLILQALKIPKEMFAVIFVIGRTPGWISQWLELKEQPDMKIARPRQHYLGPLERTPKYEI